GTAAGCAGAGCACTAGGTAGTAGGACTTGGTGATGGAATTGGATGTGGTAGGAAACTTGGAAACCTTTTTTAGACTTTTACCAGACTTGTGTGGGTTGCGTGTAATGCAATCTTGGTTATATCTAAAACCGATTGACAGCAAAGAGGGGGAGGAGCCTGCTGCCATGGGACGCAATGCCAGATTTTAAAACATAACCTGGTCTTATTTTACATAATGTATTTATTGTTAGTTTACTAAAAACCAATAAATACATAAGGCTTGAAATTGACTTTTTGTTTATTACTTAAACGAATTAAATCCTTAATTGTTGGAAATTACACTAAATTATAAAGGCCTAATTAAACAATTAATATTATGTTTAATTAGGCCTTTATTTATAAAAGCTTTCTACCTTATCTGTACTCAAACTGCAAGCGTAGAAGGTTGGCGTACACGCCGTTAGGATCTGCGGATAGTTGCGCGTGCGGACCCTGTTCCACAATCTGGCCTTTGTCTATCACTAATATCTTGTCTACCTTTCTAATGGTAGCTAAGCGATGGGCTATGATAATAGTAGTGCGGTCTTTCATTAATTCGTCCATGGCTTCTTGTACCAGTTTCTCAGATTCAGAGTCAAGCGAGCTGGTTGCCTCGTCCAGAATCAGGATAGCCGGATTTTTTAAGATGGCCCGGGCAATGGCTATGCGCTGCCGCTGCCCACCAGAAAGCTTTATGCCGCGCTCTCCCACCACAGTGTCAAATGCCTCCGGGAACGACTGAATGAATTGTAGGGCGTTGGCTTTCTGAGCGGCTTCCCAAATCTCTTCTTCCGTAGCTTCGGGCTTTCCATAGGCTATGTTCTCGCGGATGGTGCCGCCAAACAGAAGAATTTCCTGTGGCACAATGCCCAGGTTGCCACGAAGTTCGTGCAGCGGCAAGGACGAAACGTTTTTCCCATCCACCAGAATAGTGCCCTGGTCAACGGCGTAGAACTTCATGAGCAACTGCACAATGGTAGACTTGCCCGCACCGCTAGGGCCCACAAGCGCGATCTTCTCACCGGCCTGTATCTCAAAATCAATGTTCTGCAGCACTTTGATATCTGGACGAGTAGGGTAAGAGAAGCCCACGTGCTGGTACTGCACATGCCCGTTCAGGCGCAACTGCACCGGCGTGGTCATTTCACTCTCAGGCTGCTCGGTTTCCTGCTCCAGTATTTCCAAAATGCGTTCAGAGGCGCCAATGGACACCTGCACCTTGGCGTACAGATCTCCCAAGCCGGCCACAGAGGCGCCAATAAACGTTGTGTATAAGATAAAGGAGGTCAACTGCCCAATGGTCAACTCTCCGCGCTGTACTAAGGTGGCTCCGTACCAAATCACCAGAATAATCCCGCCAAACAGGCCTACTATAATAAAGGAGATAAAAACGCCGCGGTAAAAAGATGTGGTGATGGCGGTTTTCACAGACTTGCTGAGAGCGTTGCCATACCGGCGTATTTCAAACAGCTCATTGGTAAAGGCCTTCACCACCTGGATGGCTTGCAGTGTTTCTTCCACAATCACATTGGTGGTGGCCAGCTCATCCTGGGTTTTTCTGGAAAGCTTCTTCAGCCTTTTACCGAAGACCATGGCCAGGATAATAAGCAGAGGAAACGTGGCCAGCATGAACAAAGACAGCTTCACGGAGATGTACATGATGAATCCAACCCCAATCAAGAGCGTGGTGATCTGCCGGAACAGCTCGGCGAGGGTGATGGAGAAAC
The nucleotide sequence above comes from Nibribacter ruber. Encoded proteins:
- a CDS encoding ABC transporter ATP-binding protein yields the protein MAKRGFGPGAVSGPEAEGKTKLNKESLRRGLSIFRFVLPYRRKFIIGLLFLLFSSLTFMAFPAVTGILLDAAVGKANFFTQDLDLIALILFGVIFLQGIFSFFRVYFFAQVTENAIADIRRSLYSKFMGLPLPFYEQRRVGEITSRITSDVSYIQDGFSITLAELFRQITTLLIGVGFIMYISVKLSLFMLATFPLLIILAMVFGKRLKKLSRKTQDELATTNVIVEETLQAIQVVKAFTNELFEIRRYGNALSKSVKTAITTSFYRGVFISFIIVGLFGGIILVIWYGATLVQRGELTIGQLTSFILYTTFIGASVAGLGDLYAKVQVSIGASERILEILEQETEQPESEMTTPVQLRLNGHVQYQHVGFSYPTRPDIKVLQNIDFEIQAGEKIALVGPSGAGKSTIVQLLMKFYAVDQGTILVDGKNVSSLPLHELRGNLGIVPQEILLFGGTIRENIAYGKPEATEEEIWEAAQKANALQFIQSFPEAFDTVVGERGIKLSGGQRQRIAIARAILKNPAILILDEATSSLDSESEKLVQEAMDELMKDRTTIIIAHRLATIRKVDKILVIDKGQIVEQGPHAQLSADPNGVYANLLRLQFEYR